A stretch of the Bacillus alveayuensis genome encodes the following:
- a CDS encoding transcriptional pleiotropic regulator of transition state genes (product_source=KO:K06284; cath_funfam=2.10.260.10; cog=COG2002; ko=KO:K06284; pfam=PF04014; smart=SM00966; superfamily=89447; tigrfam=TIGR01439), which yields MKSTGIVRKVDELGRVVIPIELRRTLGIAEKDALEIYVDDEHIILKKYKPNMTCQVTGEVSDDNLKLADGKIILSREGAEQVLKEIQNYLETTK from the coding sequence ATGAAATCAACTGGTATTGTTCGTAAAGTCGATGAATTAGGTCGAGTGGTGATTCCGATCGAGCTTCGCCGTACATTAGGAATTGCTGAAAAGGACGCTCTTGAAATTTATGTAGACGACGAGCATATCATCTTAAAAAAATACAAACCAAATATGACTTGCCAAGTTACAGGCGAAGTATCTGATGACAATTTAAAGCTTGCTGATGGAAAAATTATTTTAAGTCGTGAAGGTGCTGAACAAGTCTTAAAAGAAATCCAAAATTATTTAGAAACTACTAAATAA
- a CDS encoding methionyl-tRNA synthetase (product_source=KO:K01874; cath_funfam=1.10.730.10,2.40.50.140,3.40.50.620; cog=COG0073,COG0143; ko=KO:K01874; pfam=PF00133,PF01588,PF08264,PF09334; superfamily=47323,50249,52374; tigrfam=TIGR00398,TIGR00399), with amino-acid sequence MESQKNTFYITTPIYYPSGKLHIGHAYTTVAGDAMARYKRLRGFDVMYLTGTDEHGQKIQRKAEEKGVTPQQYVDEIVAGIKELWKKLDISYDDFIRTTEERHKKVAAKIFDRLVQQGDIYLDEYEGWYCTPCESFFTERQLVEGNCPDCGRPVEKVKEESYFFKMSKYVDRLLKFYEENPEFIQPESRKNEMINNFIKPGLEDLAVSRTTFDWGIKVPGDPKHVIYVWIDALSNYITALGYGTENDEKFNKYWPADVHLVGKEIVRFHTIYWPIMLMALDLPLPKKVFAHGWLLMKDGKMSKSKGNVVDPVTLIDRYGLDALRYYLLREVPFGSDGVFTPEGFIERINFDLANDLGNLLNRTVAMIQKYFGGTVTKDMIEPTKFDEELKAFREETIQKYVEAMENMEFSISLSTLWQFISRTNKYIDETQPWILAKEEMKRGQLASVMYHLSESLRHIAVLLTPFLTRTPEKIFEQLGITDESLKDWNSIQPFGQLETIQVKKGEPIFPRLDIEVEVKYIKEQMQGTEKKEEKQEEVNEAKEEISIDDFMKVDMRVAEVLHAEPVKKADRLLKLKLDLGNNEKRQVVSGIAQFYKPEELIGKKVICVTNLKPVKLRGELSQGMILAGEENGKLSLATVDSSLPNGTKIK; translated from the coding sequence ATGGAAAGTCAAAAAAATACATTCTATATTACCACCCCGATTTATTATCCTAGTGGGAAATTACATATTGGACATGCTTATACTACCGTTGCTGGAGATGCAATGGCTAGATATAAGCGGTTACGAGGCTTTGATGTCATGTACTTAACAGGCACTGATGAGCATGGACAAAAAATTCAGAGAAAAGCAGAAGAAAAAGGAGTAACACCGCAACAATATGTCGATGAGATTGTAGCGGGGATTAAAGAATTGTGGAAAAAGCTTGACATTTCGTACGATGATTTCATTCGTACGACAGAAGAGCGGCATAAAAAAGTGGCTGCTAAGATTTTTGATCGATTAGTACAACAAGGCGATATTTATTTAGATGAGTATGAAGGGTGGTATTGTACACCTTGTGAATCATTTTTTACGGAGCGTCAATTAGTAGAAGGAAATTGCCCAGATTGCGGGAGACCGGTAGAGAAAGTAAAAGAAGAATCTTATTTCTTTAAAATGAGTAAGTATGTCGATCGTTTGCTAAAGTTTTATGAAGAAAATCCAGAGTTTATTCAGCCAGAATCTCGTAAAAATGAGATGATCAACAATTTCATTAAACCAGGATTAGAAGATTTGGCCGTATCTCGTACAACATTTGATTGGGGAATTAAAGTACCAGGTGATCCAAAGCATGTCATATATGTTTGGATTGATGCCTTATCGAATTACATTACCGCTTTAGGTTATGGTACTGAAAATGATGAAAAGTTTAATAAATATTGGCCAGCTGATGTACATCTTGTTGGAAAAGAAATCGTTCGCTTCCATACTATTTATTGGCCAATTATGCTTATGGCCCTTGACTTACCTTTACCAAAAAAAGTTTTTGCACACGGTTGGTTGCTCATGAAAGATGGTAAAATGTCAAAATCGAAAGGGAATGTCGTTGACCCTGTAACATTAATTGATCGATACGGTTTAGATGCTTTACGATACTATCTACTTCGAGAAGTACCATTTGGTTCAGATGGAGTATTTACTCCAGAGGGATTCATTGAACGTATTAATTTTGATTTAGCGAATGATTTAGGAAACTTATTAAACCGGACTGTTGCCATGATTCAAAAATATTTTGGCGGAACCGTAACAAAAGATATGATAGAGCCTACAAAATTTGATGAAGAATTAAAAGCTTTTCGTGAAGAGACCATTCAAAAATATGTAGAAGCAATGGAAAATATGGAATTTTCCATTTCATTATCAACTTTGTGGCAATTTATTAGCCGCACTAATAAATATATTGATGAAACACAGCCGTGGATATTAGCTAAAGAAGAAATGAAACGTGGTCAGTTGGCTTCCGTCATGTACCATTTGTCCGAATCACTCCGGCATATTGCTGTATTATTAACACCATTTTTAACTAGAACACCTGAAAAGATTTTTGAACAGCTAGGGATTACGGATGAGTCGTTAAAGGATTGGAATTCTATTCAACCTTTTGGACAATTAGAGACTATTCAAGTGAAAAAAGGAGAGCCAATTTTTCCACGATTAGATATTGAAGTAGAAGTGAAATATATTAAAGAGCAAATGCAAGGAACTGAGAAAAAAGAAGAGAAGCAAGAGGAAGTTAATGAAGCAAAAGAAGAAATTTCGATTGATGATTTTATGAAAGTTGATATGCGAGTAGCAGAGGTTTTACATGCAGAACCCGTGAAAAAAGCTGATCGGTTATTGAAGCTAAAGCTTGATTTAGGGAATAATGAAAAACGCCAAGTCGTATCAGGCATTGCTCAATTTTATAAGCCTGAGGAGCTGATTGGGAAAAAAGTAATATGTGTCACAAACTTAAAGCCTGTCAAATTGCGTGGTGAATTGTCACAAGGAATGATTTTAGCCGGCGAAGAAAATGGAAAATTGTCGCTTGCTACTGTCGATTCAAGTCTACCGAACGGGACAAAAATAAAATAA